Proteins encoded within one genomic window of Coleofasciculus sp. FACHB-T130:
- a CDS encoding RNA 2'-phosphotransferase: protein MNNSRLVKISKYLSKHLRHTPEAIGLELAPGGWVAVDELLKACVDRSFMLTRAELDEVVAKNDKKRFSFNSTGTLIRANQGHSTEVDLQLEAVVPPDVLYHGTGQGTVESILSTGLCKMSRHHVHLSKDISTAKTVGARHGLPVVFAVDAAAMHKAGYEFYCSENGVWLVDCVPAEYLQQI, encoded by the coding sequence ATGAATAATTCTCGCTTAGTTAAAATTAGCAAATATCTCAGCAAGCATCTTCGGCATACTCCTGAAGCCATTGGTCTTGAACTTGCACCTGGTGGCTGGGTTGCTGTCGATGAACTTCTAAAAGCGTGTGTAGATCGTTCTTTTATGCTTACTCGTGCTGAACTTGATGAAGTTGTTGCTAAAAATGACAAAAAACGCTTTTCTTTTAACTCAACAGGCACCTTAATTCGAGCGAATCAAGGACATAGTACAGAAGTTGATTTGCAGCTAGAAGCCGTTGTTCCTCCAGATGTGTTATACCACGGTACAGGACAGGGTACAGTCGAATCAATTTTGAGTACGGGATTGTGTAAAATGTCGCGACACCACGTTCATCTATCGAAGGATATTTCCACCGCAAAAACTGTCGGCGCACGGCATGGTCTTCCGGTGGTTTTTGCTGTAGATGCGGCGGCGATGCACAAAGCAGGATATGAATTTTACTGTTCTGAAAATGGGGTTTGGTTGGTGGATTGCGTTCCAGCCGAATACTTGCAACAAATTTAA
- a CDS encoding late competence development ComFB family protein: MTNPNSRPSNHPLATLNYLSESFVDDATPLTEFDSGEPPKPPRRRPPTGAEFEPTYLGKRIVNVMEELVQKEALAQLAEIEATSDCIQKLRDIVAYVLNRVPPLYATTKEGAEYQQQRARDELQQLISQQVTEAIAYINRP; encoded by the coding sequence ATGACAAATCCAAATTCCCGACCATCAAATCATCCTTTAGCTACGCTAAATTATCTGTCTGAATCATTTGTTGATGATGCAACACCCTTGACTGAATTTGATTCAGGCGAGCCTCCAAAACCTCCGCGACGCAGACCTCCTACTGGAGCAGAGTTTGAGCCAACCTATCTGGGGAAAAGGATCGTCAACGTGATGGAAGAGTTGGTGCAAAAAGAGGCGCTCGCACAGTTGGCGGAAATTGAAGCCACAAGCGATTGCATCCAGAAGCTGAGAGATATTGTTGCCTATGTCTTGAATAGAGTGCCCCCTCTCTATGCCACCACAAAAGAAGGTGCCGAGTATCAGCAACAACGTGCCAGAGACGAACTCCAACAACTGATTTCCCAGCAAGTCACAGAAGCGATCGCCTACATCAATAGACCATAA
- a CDS encoding DUF4262 domain-containing protein produces MTLSREQALETLQTYLVAGERLKATSFLADALINNGFVQAAALFNDAQGKEIAPDVWMSAITTIENTPEGSVIDNVLYSPHNCHLMGVYPNEEDDEPEFTYSIGLWYNFQHPEILCLGLPNRVSGGLINEYAQEIAEGNAPPLDTPLDGVLADGYQLQFKLCSNKAKTEYTCWASWFNGGLHYPVIQMIWQDKEYRWPWDEGFRPIQAQPLLT; encoded by the coding sequence ATGACACTCAGTAGAGAGCAAGCGCTAGAAACCCTACAAACATATCTGGTCGCTGGAGAACGGCTCAAAGCCACATCATTCCTGGCGGATGCCTTGATTAATAACGGATTTGTTCAAGCTGCTGCCTTGTTTAACGATGCTCAAGGGAAAGAAATTGCCCCTGATGTTTGGATGTCAGCAATAACAACAATTGAAAATACCCCCGAAGGATCTGTAATCGATAATGTTTTGTACAGTCCACATAATTGCCACTTGATGGGCGTTTATCCAAATGAAGAAGATGACGAACCAGAGTTCACATACTCAATTGGACTTTGGTATAACTTTCAACACCCAGAAATCTTATGTCTGGGGCTTCCTAATCGCGTTTCAGGGGGACTGATTAACGAGTACGCTCAGGAAATTGCCGAGGGGAATGCCCCACCTCTGGATACTCCTTTGGATGGCGTACTTGCCGACGGTTATCAGCTCCAATTTAAACTTTGTAGTAACAAGGCAAAAACAGAATACACCTGCTGGGCTTCTTGGTTTAACGGAGGTCTCCACTATCCTGTTATCCAGATGATTTGGCAAGACAAAGAATACCGCTGGCCTTGGGATGAAGGGTTCCGCCCAATTCAAGCTCAACCCTTGCTAACCTGA
- a CDS encoding DNA cytosine methyltransferase, translating into MVHFYRRPVAVDLFAGAGGFSLGIEQAGFDVAVAVEVDPVHAAVHAFNFPHTEVLCADARTLSAEAIRKALQRWALHKGSSGVSPPAPAWNGEIDLAIGGPPCQGFSLMGKRRLDDERNDLVLHFCRLVIELQPRYFLMENVPGIAQKEHAIYLEQLKSAFKSVEYHITEPVQVLNAADFGVPQNRKRLFLLGTRAGEVPLSYPVVAGFVAGKGVKTTFPDTSFSDTLFPDISLPKTSLPKKRGKKKNPLSLHSLSFRVTVKDAIADLPNLDDFPELLTTDEVLLQQRQLEQMETLASIYAQHLMGIAPEPNNFAYPRLVNPHLLTSSLRTQHTVASIERFEKTVPGQLESVSRFRRLNWDTLSHTLRAGTGSGGGRYTSPRPIHPTYPRVISVREAARLHSFPDWFRFHTTKWHGFRQIGNAVPPKLARAVGYQVIAALGIRPPMPQQPINLGDIELVRFNPWDAAHYWISVNRHG; encoded by the coding sequence ATGGTTCATTTCTATCGCCGTCCGGTTGCGGTCGATTTATTTGCGGGTGCGGGTGGATTTTCTTTAGGGATTGAGCAGGCTGGGTTTGATGTAGCGGTGGCAGTTGAAGTTGACCCCGTTCACGCAGCCGTTCACGCCTTTAACTTTCCCCATACCGAGGTTTTGTGTGCCGATGCGAGGACGCTATCCGCTGAAGCGATTAGAAAAGCGTTACAGAGATGGGCATTGCACAAGGGTAGCAGCGGGGTTTCCCCACCCGCACCCGCTTGGAATGGTGAAATCGATTTAGCAATTGGGGGACCCCCTTGCCAAGGGTTCTCTTTAATGGGCAAGCGGCGTCTCGACGATGAGCGCAACGATTTGGTATTGCATTTCTGTCGATTAGTCATTGAACTGCAACCCCGTTACTTTCTCATGGAGAACGTACCCGGCATTGCTCAGAAAGAACACGCGATTTATCTCGAACAGCTCAAGAGCGCGTTTAAATCCGTTGAGTACCACATCACCGAACCCGTGCAGGTATTAAATGCGGCGGATTTTGGGGTGCCGCAGAATCGGAAAAGGCTATTTTTATTAGGAACTCGTGCCGGGGAGGTGCCTTTGTCTTATCCTGTTGTCGCAGGTTTTGTCGCAGGTAAAGGCGTTAAGACAACCTTCCCCGATACTTCATTCTCCGATACTTTATTCCCCGATATTTCCTTGCCAAAGACTTCCTTGCCAAAGAAAAGAGGCAAAAAGAAGAATCCTTTGAGCCTGCACTCTTTATCCTTTCGAGTGACCGTGAAGGATGCGATCGCCGATCTCCCCAACCTAGATGATTTTCCCGAACTCCTGACAACTGATGAAGTCTTGCTACAGCAGCGACAACTAGAGCAGATGGAGACATTAGCCAGCATCTATGCACAGCACTTAATGGGGATTGCACCCGAACCGAATAATTTCGCCTATCCTCGGCTAGTCAATCCTCATCTGTTGACTAGCTCTCTGCGAACCCAACACACGGTAGCTTCGATTGAACGGTTCGAGAAAACAGTGCCCGGACAGCTAGAATCGGTGAGTCGCTTTCGACGGTTGAATTGGGATACGCTGTCTCATACCTTACGCGCCGGTACGGGTTCTGGAGGCGGTCGCTACACCTCTCCCCGTCCGATTCATCCAACTTATCCCAGAGTGATTTCAGTCCGCGAGGCGGCGCGACTGCACTCTTTTCCGGACTGGTTCCGCTTCCACACAACAAAATGGCACGGGTTTCGACAAATTGGAAACGCCGTGCCGCCAAAACTGGCAAGAGCCGTCGGGTATCAAGTTATTGCTGCCTTAGGGATCAGACCACCCATGCCACAACAGCCGATAAATTTGGGTGATATCGAGCTAGTGAGGTTTAACCCGTGGGACGCGGCTCACTATTGGATAAGCGTCAATCGTCATGGTTGA
- a CDS encoding rhodanese-like domain-containing protein, translating into MSDIQNNIEGAKDKAVSGVESASAKVQDTISKAKEALPDITPTPPGMKTQSSVNDLKSRLEWGEPALTILDVRERGAFNEGHIMGAMSMPMDELVERAKTSLRPARDIYVYGDSDTETSRAASELRSAGFQSVAELKGGFPAWKAIAGPTEGAAESQNPPGAPGYNPVSATKSQVQK; encoded by the coding sequence ATGAGTGACATTCAAAACAACATTGAAGGCGCTAAAGACAAAGCCGTAAGTGGCGTTGAAAGCGCTAGTGCCAAGGTTCAAGACACCATTTCTAAGGCAAAAGAAGCCCTTCCAGATATTACTCCCACCCCACCGGGAATGAAAACGCAGTCCAGCGTGAATGACCTGAAATCCCGTCTGGAATGGGGCGAGCCAGCTTTAACAATTCTCGATGTGCGCGAGCGCGGTGCCTTCAACGAAGGCCACATCATGGGAGCCATGTCCATGCCGATGGATGAATTAGTAGAGCGTGCGAAAACTAGCCTTCGTCCCGCCCGCGATATCTACGTCTATGGCGACAGCGACACCGAAACCTCTCGCGCAGCTTCCGAACTTCGCTCGGCTGGATTCCAGTCCGTGGCTGAACTCAAAGGCGGTTTTCCTGCATGGAAAGCGATCGCAGGTCCTACAGAAGGGGCTGCTGAATCCCAAAATCCTCCAGGAGCACCGGGATACAATCCTGTCTCTGCAACCAAGAGTCAGGTACAAAAGTAG
- the mutL gene encoding DNA mismatch repair endonuclease MutL, protein MVSSIQTLPAEVVNLIAAGEVIDSLAAVVRELAENALDAGATRISISLSPEQWRVRVADNGCGMDLVDLKEAATAHSTSKIRDLEDLWKISSLGFRGEALHSLAALAELEIFSRSAGSCEGWRVVYNSVGEFVQVETVAIAPGTVVTVSNLFGNWLARRQGMPSVAQQLRSVQATIQQIALCHPHVTWQVQQNDRQWFTISPGKTAQQILPQILREIRPSDLQHLTVEVPTVPEKAGTDAPGSRGESNSRQNSTLTVVLGLPDRCHRRRPDWVRVAMNGRHVKSPELEQTILGALMRTLPRDRYPICFLHLFICASQIDWNRHPAKAEIYLNQLNYWQEQVTAAIEQALRLNVGTILEKTPERVSRLIKAAEAKSAYSVNRSLQSHPTDSQAKKTDEIGLMELRAVAQVHNTYIVAEHPAGVWLVEQHIAHERVLYEQLCQAWQLVPLEPPVILNHLSPAQIQQLEQINLDIEPFGEQLWAIRTAPAPLQEREDRADALVELSLGGDLQTAQVAIACRTAIRNGTPLGLPQMQTLLEQWQRTRHPRTCPHGRPIYLSLEESALSRFFRRHWVIGKSHGI, encoded by the coding sequence ATGGTGTCTAGTATTCAAACTCTACCGGCAGAGGTAGTAAATTTAATCGCCGCTGGAGAAGTCATTGACTCTTTGGCTGCTGTAGTGCGGGAATTAGCGGAAAACGCCCTTGACGCCGGTGCAACCCGCATCAGCATCTCCCTATCGCCGGAACAGTGGCGGGTGCGAGTCGCAGATAATGGCTGCGGAATGGACTTGGTAGACCTGAAAGAAGCTGCAACTGCCCACAGCACTAGCAAAATCCGCGACTTAGAAGACTTGTGGAAAATTAGCAGTCTGGGATTTCGGGGAGAGGCGTTGCACAGTTTGGCAGCGTTAGCAGAGTTGGAGATTTTTAGTCGTTCTGCGGGAAGTTGTGAAGGTTGGAGAGTGGTTTATAACTCAGTCGGGGAATTCGTGCAGGTGGAAACTGTAGCGATCGCGCCCGGTACTGTTGTCACCGTCTCTAATCTGTTTGGCAATTGGTTGGCGCGGCGTCAGGGAATGCCTTCCGTCGCCCAACAACTCAGATCAGTGCAAGCCACGATTCAGCAAATCGCCCTTTGTCATCCTCATGTCACCTGGCAGGTTCAGCAAAATGACCGCCAATGGTTCACCATTAGTCCTGGGAAAACCGCACAACAGATTTTGCCTCAAATTCTCCGGGAAATCCGACCGAGTGATTTGCAGCATCTGACGGTGGAAGTGCCAACCGTTCCAGAAAAAGCAGGAACCGACGCGCCGGGGAGTCGGGGAGAATCCAATTCCCGTCAAAACTCAACCCTGACAGTGGTACTCGGCTTGCCAGATAGATGCCATCGCCGCCGTCCCGATTGGGTACGGGTGGCGATGAATGGAAGGCACGTAAAGTCGCCGGAACTGGAGCAAACGATCCTGGGGGCTTTAATGCGAACGCTACCGCGCGATCGCTACCCGATTTGTTTTCTCCATCTTTTCATTTGTGCCAGTCAAATAGACTGGAACCGCCATCCTGCCAAAGCAGAAATTTACTTGAACCAGCTCAATTACTGGCAAGAGCAGGTGACAGCAGCCATTGAGCAAGCTTTGCGTCTAAATGTGGGGACGATTCTGGAAAAAACTCCAGAGCGAGTCAGCCGCCTCATCAAAGCAGCGGAAGCGAAAAGTGCCTACAGCGTCAATCGTTCCCTGCAATCGCACCCAACCGATAGTCAGGCAAAGAAAACGGATGAGATCGGATTGATGGAACTCCGAGCCGTTGCCCAGGTTCACAACACCTACATTGTGGCAGAGCATCCGGCTGGGGTGTGGTTGGTGGAGCAGCACATAGCCCATGAACGGGTTTTATACGAGCAGTTGTGCCAAGCTTGGCAACTCGTCCCCCTAGAACCCCCCGTCATCTTGAATCATCTCTCTCCCGCCCAGATCCAGCAACTCGAACAGATCAACTTAGATATAGAACCTTTTGGAGAGCAACTGTGGGCGATTCGCACGGCACCCGCACCCTTACAAGAGCGAGAAGATCGTGCCGACGCCTTAGTGGAACTCAGCTTAGGTGGAGATTTGCAAACCGCTCAAGTAGCGATCGCCTGCCGCACCGCCATCCGCAACGGGACTCCTCTCGGCTTGCCCCAGATGCAAACTCTCTTAGAGCAATGGCAGCGAACTCGTCATCCTCGCACTTGTCCCCACGGTCGTCCAATTTATTTGTCCCTAGAAGAATCAGCGCTTTCGCGTTTCTTCCGCCGTCATTGGGTAATTGGCAAAAGTCATGGGATTTAG
- a CDS encoding sodium:proton antiporter, producing the protein MLQVLFPPVSIYILDLLVIGLLLLMVTLGSGWIKRLPLSYAIIYLLVGIGLGQYGLKLIQIRPDAEFLERLTEFVVIVSVFNCGLKMNRPLRLRSWNTTVRLIGFLMPISIFAIAAVGHWFLKMDWGPAILLGAILAPTDPVLASEVQMGDLKDKDELRFGLTSEGGLNDALAFPFVYFGIHSLKDSNWDNWFKQWVAVDLLWAIAAGIVMGIIAAKMVVLVDQQLQRFRQVDELMEDFVALSTILITYALTEIVNGYGFLAVFVAGVVVQRSYHDPEKKISQFEFTEQVEKLLEVATILILGTLLRYEPIRQFGGQGLLVAVLLIFLIRPLGVWISFLGRRYPSETRFLFGWFGIRGVGSLYYLSYAFGEGLKDTLGEQIAWITYIVIVISVFLHGISATPLMNWYEHNIKREGRKKKQKVTADS; encoded by the coding sequence ATGCTCCAAGTCCTATTCCCTCCTGTATCTATCTATATTCTTGACCTGTTGGTGATTGGTCTACTCCTGCTGATGGTTACTTTGGGATCGGGCTGGATTAAACGATTACCCCTCTCCTATGCCATCATTTACCTGCTCGTGGGTATCGGATTAGGGCAATACGGGCTTAAGTTAATTCAGATACGACCAGACGCCGAATTTCTGGAACGACTAACGGAATTTGTGGTGATTGTCTCCGTCTTTAACTGCGGTCTAAAGATGAATCGCCCACTCAGATTAAGGTCGTGGAACACAACAGTGCGGTTGATTGGATTTCTGATGCCGATTTCAATTTTTGCGATCGCTGCGGTTGGTCATTGGTTTTTAAAAATGGATTGGGGACCAGCGATTTTACTCGGTGCAATTCTCGCGCCAACCGATCCAGTCTTGGCTTCAGAAGTTCAGATGGGAGATCTAAAAGATAAAGATGAGCTGCGCTTTGGTTTAACTTCGGAAGGGGGTTTAAACGATGCGCTCGCTTTTCCGTTTGTTTATTTCGGGATTCACTCCTTAAAAGATAGCAACTGGGACAACTGGTTTAAACAATGGGTAGCGGTTGATTTACTTTGGGCGATCGCAGCTGGCATTGTCATGGGAATTATCGCGGCAAAAATGGTTGTTTTGGTTGACCAGCAACTGCAACGTTTCCGCCAGGTCGATGAGTTGATGGAGGATTTTGTTGCTCTCAGTACGATTTTAATTACCTATGCTTTGACAGAAATTGTTAATGGCTACGGCTTTTTGGCAGTTTTTGTGGCTGGAGTCGTCGTTCAGCGGAGTTACCACGATCCCGAAAAGAAAATTTCGCAATTTGAATTCACCGAACAAGTTGAGAAATTACTGGAAGTTGCAACAATTTTGATCTTAGGAACGCTATTGCGGTATGAGCCGATTCGCCAGTTTGGTGGTCAGGGTCTCTTGGTAGCAGTCTTGTTGATTTTTTTGATTCGACCTCTGGGAGTTTGGATTAGCTTTCTCGGTCGTCGCTACCCCTCTGAAACCCGCTTTTTGTTTGGCTGGTTTGGTATTCGTGGCGTTGGTTCTTTATATTATCTTTCCTATGCTTTTGGCGAAGGTTTAAAAGATACTTTGGGCGAACAAATTGCCTGGATTACTTACATCGTCATCGTGATTTCTGTATTTTTGCATGGGATTAGTGCTACTCCTTTGATGAATTGGTACGAACACAATATCAAGAGAGAAGGGAGGAAAAAGAAACAAAAGGTTACTGCTGATTCTTGA
- a CDS encoding cytochrome P450 — translation MTLPDGPQTPQFLQLLQWISQPVQYLETSVKAYGDCFTARWGGFPPYVLISNPQGIQELLTADPRQFNSGSGNKILQPLLGDQSLILLDGDRHQRQRQLLTPPFHGERMRAYGKLICDITEEVMNRLTIGKPFLIRATAQEISLETILGAVFGINEGQRFQELKGLLTSMLDAVSSPLSSAVLFFPSLQRDLGSWSPWGKFLRQRQQVDRLIYDEIQQRREQFDPDRTDILTLLMSARDTDGQPMTDEELRDELMTLLLAGHETTASAIAWALYWIHRQPEVHDKLLQELNSVGDVSDVSAISKLPYLNAVCSETLRIYPVAIFTFGRITRSPVQLMGYQFDAGTPLAACIYLVHHREDIYPQANSFKPERFLERQFSPYEYLPFGGSNRRCIGMAFALFEMKLVLAKMLSRYQLALTDQRPVKPVRRGVTLAPPATMQMLITSQRPQNTQIHQPLSTSA, via the coding sequence ATGACACTGCCTGATGGGCCGCAGACGCCGCAATTCCTGCAACTACTCCAATGGATTTCCCAGCCCGTGCAGTACCTAGAAACGTCTGTTAAAGCTTATGGTGACTGCTTCACAGCCCGCTGGGGTGGCTTTCCCCCGTATGTACTCATTAGCAATCCGCAAGGAATTCAGGAGCTGTTAACGGCAGATCCCAGACAATTTAACAGCGGTAGTGGGAATAAGATTTTACAACCTTTGCTGGGCGACCAATCTCTGATATTACTAGATGGCGATCGCCACCAGCGCCAGCGACAGCTATTGACTCCCCCCTTTCACGGGGAACGAATGCGAGCTTACGGCAAGTTGATTTGTGACATTACCGAGGAAGTCATGAATCGGCTAACGATTGGCAAACCCTTCCTAATTCGTGCCACCGCGCAAGAGATTTCTCTGGAAACCATCTTAGGCGCTGTCTTTGGCATCAATGAGGGTCAGCGTTTCCAGGAACTCAAGGGACTCCTTACTTCGATGCTGGATGCTGTGAGTTCTCCCCTCTCATCCGCCGTCCTCTTTTTTCCATCACTCCAACGAGATTTGGGTTCTTGGAGTCCTTGGGGAAAATTTCTTCGCCAACGGCAGCAAGTTGACCGACTCATTTACGATGAGATTCAGCAACGCCGGGAGCAATTCGATCCAGATCGCACAGATATTCTCACGCTGCTGATGTCTGCGCGGGATACTGATGGGCAACCAATGACGGATGAAGAATTGCGCGATGAGTTAATGACCCTCCTGTTGGCGGGTCACGAAACCACGGCTTCAGCGATCGCTTGGGCATTGTATTGGATACACCGTCAACCAGAGGTACATGACAAGCTTCTCCAGGAACTGAATAGTGTTGGGGATGTTTCAGATGTCAGCGCCATTTCTAAACTTCCCTACCTCAACGCTGTTTGCTCGGAGACACTGCGAATTTATCCAGTGGCGATATTTACTTTTGGTCGAATTACGCGATCGCCAGTGCAACTGATGGGCTATCAATTTGATGCCGGTACACCGCTTGCTGCCTGTATTTATCTGGTTCATCACCGTGAGGATATTTACCCCCAAGCAAATTCTTTCAAGCCTGAGCGCTTTTTGGAACGGCAATTTTCTCCCTATGAATATTTGCCCTTTGGTGGCAGCAATCGTCGTTGTATCGGGATGGCATTTGCCTTGTTTGAAATGAAGCTGGTACTGGCGAAGATGCTTTCGCGTTATCAACTAGCTCTCACCGATCAACGTCCGGTTAAACCTGTCCGTCGTGGCGTTACCTTAGCACCCCCGGCAACGATGCAGATGCTTATCACCAGTCAGCGTCCCCAGAATACTCAAATACATCAGCCCCTTTCTACGTCTGCATAA
- a CDS encoding glycosyltransferase family 4 protein produces MRIAQIAPLWERVPPFRYGGIELIVSLLTDELVRRGHQVTLFASGDSITKAQMKSVHNQALRLDSKIKEPGVYELMMLSQVYQQAHHFDIIHSHVGYAALPYTPFVKTPTVHTTHGIFTPDNEKIFRQFAWEPYISISEAQREPRLGLNYIHTVYNGIDPAVYPFQEKPIEPPYLAFVGRISPEKGPEGAIKVARASGYPLKMAGKVDPVDKVYFHEQIKPLIDGEQIQYLGEVSHEEKAQLLGGATVTLFPITWREPFGLVMIESMATGTPVIGMAMGSVPEVIAHSKSGFVCHSLQEMIDAIPQAMTLNRQTCRDYVLNRFSVKTMVDEYERAYQMTLMGNPEGVKH; encoded by the coding sequence ATGAGAATTGCCCAAATTGCACCGCTGTGGGAACGAGTGCCACCTTTTCGCTACGGCGGGATTGAACTCATTGTCAGTTTACTAACTGATGAATTAGTTCGGCGCGGTCATCAGGTAACATTATTCGCCTCTGGAGACTCGATTACAAAAGCTCAGATGAAGTCAGTGCATAACCAGGCGCTGCGCTTAGATTCAAAGATTAAAGAGCCTGGAGTTTATGAGCTAATGATGCTCTCTCAGGTCTATCAACAGGCGCATCACTTTGATATTATTCACTCCCACGTCGGCTATGCAGCTCTGCCCTATACGCCTTTTGTGAAGACGCCGACCGTACACACCACACACGGCATTTTCACGCCAGATAATGAGAAAATATTCCGGCAATTTGCATGGGAGCCTTATATCAGTATCAGTGAAGCTCAGAGAGAACCCCGACTCGGTTTAAATTACATCCATACGGTCTACAACGGCATCGACCCAGCAGTATATCCCTTTCAGGAAAAACCAATTGAACCGCCCTATCTAGCCTTTGTGGGGCGTATTTCCCCAGAAAAAGGTCCGGAAGGAGCAATAAAAGTTGCTCGTGCCAGCGGCTATCCTTTAAAAATGGCAGGTAAGGTTGACCCAGTAGACAAAGTTTATTTTCATGAACAGATAAAACCGCTGATTGATGGCGAACAAATCCAATATCTCGGTGAAGTTTCTCACGAAGAAAAGGCGCAGTTACTAGGAGGTGCCACCGTGACGCTATTCCCGATTACCTGGCGGGAACCATTTGGCTTGGTAATGATTGAATCGATGGCAACGGGGACGCCGGTGATTGGAATGGCGATGGGTTCGGTGCCAGAAGTCATCGCGCATAGCAAGAGTGGATTTGTTTGTCACTCTCTGCAAGAAATGATTGACGCAATTCCACAAGCGATGACCTTAAACCGCCAGACGTGCCGAGACTACGTTTTGAATCGCTTTAGCGTCAAGACGATGGTGGATGAGTATGAACGAGCTTATCAAATGACGCTAATGGGGAATCCGGAAGGAGTAAAACACTAG
- a CDS encoding glycoside hydrolase 100 family protein: MGVEALEIEALQILVDSLISYKGRLVGTPAAHTYKKDKNEINIPKKVSRDTLNYDQVFIRDFVPVALLFLVKGEFSVQLDNKKEVTVNGKEIVKNFLEVTLELHQQERSETFLNTGRVLMPASFKIIKNKKGKEHLDPDFGQHAIARVTPVDSSLWWIILLRAYWKATGDTSLVHQADFQEGIRLILELCFSDRFDREPTLLVPDGAFMIDRRMGIYGYPLEIQVLFYAALRAADELLDRKNHNNKDILSAIEKRLGSLANHIRTEYWMDMDRLNQTYQYNVEEYGATAINKYNIYAASIPYANLDEWLPEDGGYLVGNIGPSQMDFRFFSVGNLMAIVCSLVTNDQSEKIMNLIEKRDKELLGQMPFKICYPAIEDEDWRILTGCDPKNSPWSYHNGGSWPVLMWMWAAAARKLGQDAKEEEYMQFAKAAIEKAGKRLQKEDWPEYYDGKSGHLIGREARRHQTWTCAGYLLAKELMTPSGLDPLELIKFKEKTYAKN, from the coding sequence ATGGGAGTAGAGGCACTGGAAATAGAAGCATTACAAATACTGGTGGATTCGCTTATCTCTTATAAAGGACGGCTGGTTGGAACTCCAGCCGCTCATACTTATAAAAAAGATAAAAATGAAATAAATATCCCCAAAAAAGTTAGTAGAGATACGCTGAATTATGACCAAGTTTTTATTCGTGATTTTGTTCCAGTAGCACTTTTATTTTTAGTTAAAGGTGAATTTTCCGTTCAACTTGATAACAAAAAAGAGGTGACAGTCAACGGCAAGGAAATTGTCAAAAATTTTCTAGAAGTAACGTTAGAACTACACCAGCAAGAAAGATCCGAAACTTTTTTGAATACGGGTCGAGTTTTAATGCCAGCTAGCTTCAAAATTATTAAGAATAAGAAGGGCAAAGAACACTTAGACCCCGATTTTGGTCAGCACGCGATCGCTAGAGTCACGCCAGTTGATTCTAGCCTCTGGTGGATTATCCTGTTGCGGGCTTATTGGAAAGCGACGGGCGACACCTCTTTAGTCCATCAAGCCGACTTCCAAGAAGGAATCAGATTAATTCTGGAACTTTGTTTTAGCGATCGCTTCGATCGAGAACCTACTCTCTTAGTTCCCGATGGAGCTTTTATGATTGACCGTCGAATGGGCATCTATGGATACCCACTAGAAATCCAAGTCCTATTCTACGCTGCCTTGCGTGCTGCTGATGAGCTACTCGACCGCAAAAATCACAACAATAAAGATATTCTCTCAGCGATAGAGAAACGATTGGGTTCTCTGGCTAACCATATTCGGACTGAGTATTGGATGGATATGGATCGTTTAAATCAAACCTATCAGTACAATGTTGAGGAATATGGGGCAACCGCTATCAACAAATACAATATCTATGCCGCATCTATTCCTTATGCTAATTTAGACGAATGGCTGCCAGAAGACGGGGGTTATTTAGTTGGAAATATTGGCCCATCGCAGATGGATTTTCGATTCTTTTCGGTTGGTAACTTGATGGCAATCGTTTGTTCCTTAGTTACCAACGATCAGTCCGAAAAAATCATGAATCTCATCGAAAAACGAGATAAAGAGCTACTTGGACAAATGCCGTTTAAAATCTGTTATCCAGCCATAGAAGACGAAGATTGGAGAATTTTGACGGGTTGCGATCCTAAAAATAGCCCTTGGTCGTATCACAATGGGGGAAGTTGGCCTGTTTTGATGTGGATGTGGGCAGCGGCCGCTCGAAAATTGGGTCAAGATGCAAAAGAAGAAGAATATATGCAGTTTGCAAAAGCAGCAATTGAAAAAGCTGGAAAACGTTTGCAAAAAGAAGATTGGCCTGAATATTATGACGGGAAAAGCGGTCACTTAATTGGTCGAGAAGCCAGAAGGCATCAAACCTGGACTTGTGCCGGGTATTTATTAGCAAAAGAATTGATGACGCCCTCTGGTTTAGATCCCTTAGAATTAATCAAATTCAAGGAAAAAACTTATGCCAAAAATTAG